Proteins from a genomic interval of Arthrobacter sp. CAN_C5:
- a CDS encoding gluconokinase has protein sequence MAYSTSPPIVVMGVQGSGKSTVGALLAQRLGVRFIDGDDLHPDDNKALMSAGTPLTDDNRLPWLHTVGNVLAQGRQAGVVVACSALKLAYRDLLRGHVPELVVVHPHGTMELVAARISAREHEYMPPSLLASQYESLQTLGDDERGLTIDISLPPQAMVDNVVAYLTESNIHAH, from the coding sequence ATGGCATACTCAACCTCCCCTCCGATCGTGGTTATGGGGGTGCAGGGCTCTGGCAAAAGCACCGTCGGGGCCCTGCTTGCGCAGCGTCTAGGTGTCAGGTTCATTGACGGCGACGATCTCCACCCTGATGACAACAAGGCGCTCATGTCGGCCGGCACGCCGCTGACCGACGATAACCGGCTGCCATGGCTGCACACCGTGGGCAACGTGCTTGCGCAGGGCCGCCAGGCCGGCGTCGTCGTCGCCTGCTCTGCCCTGAAGCTGGCCTATCGAGACCTGCTGAGGGGCCATGTGCCGGAGCTGGTGGTGGTCCACCCACACGGGACCATGGAGCTGGTGGCCGCGCGGATCTCGGCACGCGAGCACGAGTACATGCCGCCGTCGCTGCTCGCCTCCCAGTACGAGAGCCTGCAGACCCTGGGCGACGACGAACGTGGGCTGACCATCGACATTTCCCTCCCGCCGCAGGCAATGGTTGACAATGTTGTCGCGTACCTGACCGAAAGCAATATTCATGCGCATTAG